A window of the Scyliorhinus torazame isolate Kashiwa2021f chromosome 12, sScyTor2.1, whole genome shotgun sequence genome harbors these coding sequences:
- the nr2f2 gene encoding COUP transcription factor 2 isoform X1, producing the protein MAMVVSTWRDPQDDVAGAQGTQPPPPQQGPQPPSGAPLTPQTPGQPGAPGTPAQSNQQTQQQGEKQQQHIECVVCGDKSSGKHYGQFTCEGCKSFFKRSVRRNLTYTCRANRNCPIDQHHRNQCQYCRLKKCLKVGMRREVCSFRTAAVQRGRMPPTQPTPGQFALTNGDPLNCHSYLSGYISLLLRAEPYPTSRYGSQCMQPNNIMGIENICELAARLLFSAVEWARNIPFFPDLQITDQVALLRLTWSELFVLNAAQCSMPLHVAPLLAAAGLHASPMSADRVVAFMDHIRIFQEQVEKLKALHVDSAEYSCLKAIVLFTSDACGLSDVAHIESLQEKSQCALEEYVRSQYPNQPTRFGKLLLRLPSLRTVSSSVIEQLFFVRLVGKTPIETLIRDMLLSGSSFNWPYMSIQ; encoded by the exons ATGGCAATGGTAGTTAGTACGTGGCGAGACCCGCAAGACGACGTGGCTGGTGCGCAGGGCACACAGCCACCCCCGCCTCAGCAAGGACCGCAACCGCCTTCTGGAGCACCCCTTACCCCGCAGACCCCAGGCCAGCCGGGAGCCCCGGGCACCCCGGCCCAATCCAACCAGCAGACCCAGCAACAAGGCGAGAAGCAGCAGCAGCATATCGAGTGTGTGGTGTGCGGTGACAAATCCAGCGGCAAACACTACGGCCAGTTCACCTGTGAGGGTTGCAAGAGTTTCTTTAAGAGAAGTGTGCGCAGAAACTTGACGTACACATGTCGTGCCAACAGGAACTGCCCCATAGACCAGCACCACCGCAATCAGTGTCAGTACTGTCGCCTGAAAAAATGCCTGAAAGTCGGCATGAGACGGGAAG TCTGTTCTTTTCGCACTGCAGCAGTCCAAAGAGGAAGAATGCCACCTACACAACCGACTCCTGGCCAGTTCGCCTTGACAAACGGAGACCCACTCAACTGCCATTCCTATTTATCGGGATATATCTCCCTGTTACTGCGGGCCGAGCCCTACCCGACCTCCCGCTACGGCAGTCAGTGCATGCAGCCGAACAATATTATGGGCATTGAGAACATTTGTGAACTGGCCGCTCGGCTGCTCTTCAGCGCCGTGGAATGGGCGAGGAATATTCCTTTCTTCCCGGATCTTCAGATCACAGACCAGGTAGCCCTGCTGAGGCTGACCTGGAGTGAGTTGTTTGTTCTGAACGCTGCCCAGTGCTCCATGCCTCTCCATGTGGCACCTCTCTTGGCCGCCGCCGGGCTGCACGCGTCCCCCATGTCTGCAGACAGGGTCGTCGCCTTCATGGATCACATAAGGATCTTCCAGGAGCAGGTCGAGAAACTCAAGGCTTTGCATGTCGACTCGGCAGAGTACAGCTGCTTGAAGGCCATCGTCCTCTTCACCTCAG ATGCTTGTGGCTTGTCTGATGTGGCCCATATAGAAAGCTTACAGGAGAAATCGCAATGTGCTCTGGAGGAATATGTCCGCAGCCAGTATCCGAACCAACCGACCCGCTTTGGGAAGCTTTTACTTCGTCTCCCTTCTCTTCGCACCGTCTCATCTTCTGTCATCGAGCAATTATTCTTCGTCCGTTTGGTAGGTAAAACCCCCATAGAAACCCTGATCCGTGATATGTTACTATCCGGGAGCAGCTTCAACTGGCCTTACATGTCGATTCAATAA
- the nr2f2 gene encoding COUP transcription factor 2 isoform X4, whose product MMFAVQRGRMPPTQPTPGQFALTNGDPLNCHSYLSGYISLLLRAEPYPTSRYGSQCMQPNNIMGIENICELAARLLFSAVEWARNIPFFPDLQITDQVALLRLTWSELFVLNAAQCSMPLHVAPLLAAAGLHASPMSADRVVAFMDHIRIFQEQVEKLKALHVDSAEYSCLKAIVLFTSDACGLSDVAHIESLQEKSQCALEEYVRSQYPNQPTRFGKLLLRLPSLRTVSSSVIEQLFFVRLVGKTPIETLIRDMLLSGSSFNWPYMSIQ is encoded by the exons ATGATGTTTG CAGTCCAAAGAGGAAGAATGCCACCTACACAACCGACTCCTGGCCAGTTCGCCTTGACAAACGGAGACCCACTCAACTGCCATTCCTATTTATCGGGATATATCTCCCTGTTACTGCGGGCCGAGCCCTACCCGACCTCCCGCTACGGCAGTCAGTGCATGCAGCCGAACAATATTATGGGCATTGAGAACATTTGTGAACTGGCCGCTCGGCTGCTCTTCAGCGCCGTGGAATGGGCGAGGAATATTCCTTTCTTCCCGGATCTTCAGATCACAGACCAGGTAGCCCTGCTGAGGCTGACCTGGAGTGAGTTGTTTGTTCTGAACGCTGCCCAGTGCTCCATGCCTCTCCATGTGGCACCTCTCTTGGCCGCCGCCGGGCTGCACGCGTCCCCCATGTCTGCAGACAGGGTCGTCGCCTTCATGGATCACATAAGGATCTTCCAGGAGCAGGTCGAGAAACTCAAGGCTTTGCATGTCGACTCGGCAGAGTACAGCTGCTTGAAGGCCATCGTCCTCTTCACCTCAG ATGCTTGTGGCTTGTCTGATGTGGCCCATATAGAAAGCTTACAGGAGAAATCGCAATGTGCTCTGGAGGAATATGTCCGCAGCCAGTATCCGAACCAACCGACCCGCTTTGGGAAGCTTTTACTTCGTCTCCCTTCTCTTCGCACCGTCTCATCTTCTGTCATCGAGCAATTATTCTTCGTCCGTTTGGTAGGTAAAACCCCCATAGAAACCCTGATCCGTGATATGTTACTATCCGGGAGCAGCTTCAACTGGCCTTACATGTCGATTCAATAA
- the nr2f2 gene encoding COUP transcription factor 2 isoform X2 — protein MAMVVSTWRDPQDDVAGAQGTQPPPPQQGPQPPSGAPLTPQTPGQPGAPGTPAQSNQQTQQQGEKQQQHIECVVCGDKSSGKHYGQFTCEGCKSFFKRSVRRNLTYTCRANRNCPIDQHHRNQCQYCRLKKCLKVGMRREAVQRGRMPPTQPTPGQFALTNGDPLNCHSYLSGYISLLLRAEPYPTSRYGSQCMQPNNIMGIENICELAARLLFSAVEWARNIPFFPDLQITDQVALLRLTWSELFVLNAAQCSMPLHVAPLLAAAGLHASPMSADRVVAFMDHIRIFQEQVEKLKALHVDSAEYSCLKAIVLFTSDACGLSDVAHIESLQEKSQCALEEYVRSQYPNQPTRFGKLLLRLPSLRTVSSSVIEQLFFVRLVGKTPIETLIRDMLLSGSSFNWPYMSIQ, from the exons ATGGCAATGGTAGTTAGTACGTGGCGAGACCCGCAAGACGACGTGGCTGGTGCGCAGGGCACACAGCCACCCCCGCCTCAGCAAGGACCGCAACCGCCTTCTGGAGCACCCCTTACCCCGCAGACCCCAGGCCAGCCGGGAGCCCCGGGCACCCCGGCCCAATCCAACCAGCAGACCCAGCAACAAGGCGAGAAGCAGCAGCAGCATATCGAGTGTGTGGTGTGCGGTGACAAATCCAGCGGCAAACACTACGGCCAGTTCACCTGTGAGGGTTGCAAGAGTTTCTTTAAGAGAAGTGTGCGCAGAAACTTGACGTACACATGTCGTGCCAACAGGAACTGCCCCATAGACCAGCACCACCGCAATCAGTGTCAGTACTGTCGCCTGAAAAAATGCCTGAAAGTCGGCATGAGACGGGAAG CAGTCCAAAGAGGAAGAATGCCACCTACACAACCGACTCCTGGCCAGTTCGCCTTGACAAACGGAGACCCACTCAACTGCCATTCCTATTTATCGGGATATATCTCCCTGTTACTGCGGGCCGAGCCCTACCCGACCTCCCGCTACGGCAGTCAGTGCATGCAGCCGAACAATATTATGGGCATTGAGAACATTTGTGAACTGGCCGCTCGGCTGCTCTTCAGCGCCGTGGAATGGGCGAGGAATATTCCTTTCTTCCCGGATCTTCAGATCACAGACCAGGTAGCCCTGCTGAGGCTGACCTGGAGTGAGTTGTTTGTTCTGAACGCTGCCCAGTGCTCCATGCCTCTCCATGTGGCACCTCTCTTGGCCGCCGCCGGGCTGCACGCGTCCCCCATGTCTGCAGACAGGGTCGTCGCCTTCATGGATCACATAAGGATCTTCCAGGAGCAGGTCGAGAAACTCAAGGCTTTGCATGTCGACTCGGCAGAGTACAGCTGCTTGAAGGCCATCGTCCTCTTCACCTCAG ATGCTTGTGGCTTGTCTGATGTGGCCCATATAGAAAGCTTACAGGAGAAATCGCAATGTGCTCTGGAGGAATATGTCCGCAGCCAGTATCCGAACCAACCGACCCGCTTTGGGAAGCTTTTACTTCGTCTCCCTTCTCTTCGCACCGTCTCATCTTCTGTCATCGAGCAATTATTCTTCGTCCGTTTGGTAGGTAAAACCCCCATAGAAACCCTGATCCGTGATATGTTACTATCCGGGAGCAGCTTCAACTGGCCTTACATGTCGATTCAATAA
- the nr2f2 gene encoding COUP transcription factor 2 isoform X3 encodes MMFVCSFRTAAVQRGRMPPTQPTPGQFALTNGDPLNCHSYLSGYISLLLRAEPYPTSRYGSQCMQPNNIMGIENICELAARLLFSAVEWARNIPFFPDLQITDQVALLRLTWSELFVLNAAQCSMPLHVAPLLAAAGLHASPMSADRVVAFMDHIRIFQEQVEKLKALHVDSAEYSCLKAIVLFTSDACGLSDVAHIESLQEKSQCALEEYVRSQYPNQPTRFGKLLLRLPSLRTVSSSVIEQLFFVRLVGKTPIETLIRDMLLSGSSFNWPYMSIQ; translated from the exons ATGATGTTTG TCTGTTCTTTTCGCACTGCAGCAGTCCAAAGAGGAAGAATGCCACCTACACAACCGACTCCTGGCCAGTTCGCCTTGACAAACGGAGACCCACTCAACTGCCATTCCTATTTATCGGGATATATCTCCCTGTTACTGCGGGCCGAGCCCTACCCGACCTCCCGCTACGGCAGTCAGTGCATGCAGCCGAACAATATTATGGGCATTGAGAACATTTGTGAACTGGCCGCTCGGCTGCTCTTCAGCGCCGTGGAATGGGCGAGGAATATTCCTTTCTTCCCGGATCTTCAGATCACAGACCAGGTAGCCCTGCTGAGGCTGACCTGGAGTGAGTTGTTTGTTCTGAACGCTGCCCAGTGCTCCATGCCTCTCCATGTGGCACCTCTCTTGGCCGCCGCCGGGCTGCACGCGTCCCCCATGTCTGCAGACAGGGTCGTCGCCTTCATGGATCACATAAGGATCTTCCAGGAGCAGGTCGAGAAACTCAAGGCTTTGCATGTCGACTCGGCAGAGTACAGCTGCTTGAAGGCCATCGTCCTCTTCACCTCAG ATGCTTGTGGCTTGTCTGATGTGGCCCATATAGAAAGCTTACAGGAGAAATCGCAATGTGCTCTGGAGGAATATGTCCGCAGCCAGTATCCGAACCAACCGACCCGCTTTGGGAAGCTTTTACTTCGTCTCCCTTCTCTTCGCACCGTCTCATCTTCTGTCATCGAGCAATTATTCTTCGTCCGTTTGGTAGGTAAAACCCCCATAGAAACCCTGATCCGTGATATGTTACTATCCGGGAGCAGCTTCAACTGGCCTTACATGTCGATTCAATAA